From a single Athene noctua chromosome 2, bAthNoc1.hap1.1, whole genome shotgun sequence genomic region:
- the LOC141956686 gene encoding solute carrier family 22 member 13-like, which yields MAEFGDFISALGEFGLYQKLLVLFLSLPLLLNPFQMIGQVFMVVDVPHHCDTSWILAIGPNLTEEEQLNLTLPRDVDGAYEQCYMYSPVDWDLGSIVEYGLNATEKCSNGWVYSSAQPPSLLTEFDLVCDRKYLNDISQSIYMVGLLLGAMIFGPLSDRVGRRPIFLISILLQGLFGVGVAFVPHFYVYMAFRCVVGASVSGILITALALATEWVGTSSRPKAVLISHCFFAIGQMILAGLSYGIRNWRLLEIAGSAPVFVLFFYIWVLPESARWLVTKGRIEEAKKVLQKAASINKRTIPPGLLEQLKPETQTKSGSTLDLFRKKHLRKVTLIMLCTWFADSLVYYGLSLNVTSFGLDIYLTQLAFGVVELAARYSCIFLLQWFGRKKTQAVVLLLSGLMCLIIICIPEDQPVATTVLAIIGKFTSTASFSTSYVYSAELFPTVIRQTGVGLCSMSARVAGIMAPLIRLLGQYHQAIPMAIFGSIPVVGGLLCFLLPETRGTDLVDNMGVATPQVSRRQETLHKRDTGKDGVELEEETYKCYESK from the exons ATGGCTGAGTTTGGCGATTTTATAAGTGCTCTGGGAGAATTTGGACTGTATCAGAAACTGCTGGTACTGTTCCTCTCCCTCCCACTACTTCTTAATCCTTTCCAAATGATTGGCCAAGTGTTCATGGTTGTGGATGTGCCTCACCACTGTGACACCAGCTGGATCCTTGCCATCGGCCCGAACCTGACAGAGGAAGAGCAGCTGAACCTCACACTGCCCCGAGATGTGGACGGGGCATATGAGCAGTGCTACATGTACTCGCCAGTGGACTGGGATCTTGGCTCCATTGTGGAGTATGGCCTGAATGCTACAGAGAAATGCAGCAATGGCTGGGTGTACTCTTCAGCACAACCACCGTCCCTGCTGACTGAG TTTGACCTGGTGTGTGACAGGAAGTACCTGAATGACATCTCCCAGTCCATCTACATGGTGGGGCTTCTCCTAGGAGCCATGATCTTTGGGCCACTAAGTGACAG AGTAGGCCGTCGGCCAATCTTTCTGATCTCCATCCTCCTCCAAGGTTTGTTTGGTGTAGGAGTTGCCTTTGTGCCCCATTTCTATGTGTACATGGCCTTCAGATGTGTCGTGGGGGCTTCAGTGTCAGGAATTCTGATTACTGCCTTGGCCTTGG CTACAGAATGGGTTGGTACCTCCTCCCGGCCAAAGGCAGTGCTtatttctcactgcttttttGCCATCGGACAGATGATTTTGGCTGGCTTGAGTTATGGTATTCGCAACTGGAGGCTGCTGGAGATTGCAGGATCTGCTCCAGTGTTTGTCCTTTTCTTCTACATCTG GGTGCTACCAGAATCAGCTCGGTGGCTGGTGACAAAAGGCAGAATAGAAGAAGCTAAAAAGGTCCTTCAGAAGGCAGCATCCATCAACAAGCGCACCATCCCACCAGGACTCCTTGAGCAG TTGAAGCCTGAGACACAGACCAAGTCTGGAAGTACTCTGGATCTCTTTCGGAAGAAGCACCTCCGGAAGGTGACTTTAATCATGTTGTGCACCTG GTTTGCAGACAGCCTTGTCTACTACGGACTGAGCCTTAATGTGACAAGTTTTGGTCTGGACATCTACCTGACGCAGCTTGCCTTTGGGGTAGTGGAGTTAGCAGCTCGATATAGCTGCATTTTCTTGCTGCAGTGGTTtggcaggaagaaaacccaggCTGTTGTCCTGCTGCTGTCTGGCCTGATGTGTCTTATCATCATTTGCATCCCTGAAG ACCAGCCTGTGGCGACCACAGTCCTGGCCATCATCGGCAAATTTACATCCACAGCCTCCTTCTCCACCTCCTATGTCTACTCCGCAGAGCTCTTCCCCACGGTCATCAG GCAGACCGGCGTGGGGCTGTGCTCGATGTCTGCACGGGTGGCAGGGATCATGGCCCCGCTGATCCGCCTCCTGGGCCAGTACCACCAGGCCATCCCCATGGCCATCTTCGGGAGCATCCCCGTGGTGGGGGGgctgctctgctttctgctgcctgaGACCCGTGGCACTGACCTGGTGGACAACATGGGGGTGGCTACACCCCAGGTGAG caggagACAGGAAACTTTGCACAAGAGAGACACCGGAAAGGATGGAGTAGAATTGGAGGAGGAAACCTACAAATGCTACGAGAGCAAGTGA